From Mumia sp. ZJ1417:
GCCCACGACCTGGCCGCTGAGAACCCTGAGCTGCTCGCCAAACTCCAGCGGCTGTGGCTGATCGAGGCCACCAAGTACGACGTGCTCCCGATGGACGACCGTCTGGCTGAGCGCATCGACCCGGCGGCGGCGGGGAGGCCGACGCTGATCCACGGCGACTCCCAGCTGTTCTTCCCTGGCATGGGGCGGCTGTCGGAGAACAGCGTCGTGAGCATCAAGAACAGGTCGTTCTCCGTTACCGCCGACGTCGAGGTCCCTGACGGCGGTGCCGAGGGCGTGATCATCGCCCAGGGTGGACGGTTCGGGGGTTGGTGCCTGTACGCGAAGGACGGCCACGCGAAGTTCGTCTACAACGTGCTCGGCATCCACGAGTTCGCGACCGTGGCGGATGCGCCGATCCCGTCCGGCCGCCATCAGGTGCGGATCGAGTTCGCGTACGACGGGGGCGGGCTCGCGAAGGGCGGCGACGTCACGCTCTTCCACGACGGCGACCAGGTCGGTTCGGGGCGGGTCGAGGCGACCCAGCCGATGGTCTTCTCGGCTGACGAGACGACGGACATCGGCTATGAGTCGGGGACGACCGTGTCGCGCGACTACACCGCGGCGAGCAGCAGGTTCACTGGGACCGTGCACTGGGTCCAGATCGACGTCGGTTCCGACGATCACGACCATTTCATCGACCCCGACGAGCGTCTGCGGGTCGCGATGGCGCGCCAGTAGGGGCGGGTCAGCCGGCGGCGCGCACCGCACGGGACTCGCGGTACGACATCGCCCACGCGGCTGCGGCCACGACCGCTGCCGTCCCGACCATCGTGACGACGACCCCCGCGACGTGCAGGGGCAGGACGAGGATGAGCGTCGCCGCGACGGCGCTCGCGATCCACAGCACCGCCACGATGCCGTGAGAGCGGCGCGCGAGGGCGTCGAAGACGAGGAGCTGGACGATTGCGAGCAGCGATCCCTCGAGGGCGAAGAGCCACAGCAGCGGCTGGACCTCGGCATACTGGTCACCGCCGACGAGGATGAGCGCGATCCCGGATAGCGCGGCCGTCACGGCCGTCGCGACGGCACCGACGACGGCGACCGCGAGGGTGGCGAGGCGGCGCGCGCGATCGGCGCGGGCGCGGGCGAGCCGGGGGAACGCGACGATGCTGACGAACTGCGGGAGGAACAGCGCCGCCTTCGTGAGGATGAGGCCGGCGCCGTACAGCCCGCTGTCATGGGGGTCGAGAGCGACGCGCGCCAGGAGCGCGTCGAGATTGCTGAGGACCAGGTAGGCGAGCATCGCGTGCGAGCCCGCCAGCACCTCCCAGACGTACGGGCGGGCGCCGCCGACGCCGCCTGCCCGCAGGAGCCTGCCGCACACGAGGATCGGGAGCCATGCGCCGACCATCACACCGGCGACCGCGGCGGTCGGCGTCGCGCTGATCAGCATCGCGGCCGTCCCGAACACGATGCGGCCGAGCCCGCTGGTCACGTACACGACCGACAGCGACGTCCAGCGGTGCTGGCCCTGGGCGATCCCCGCGAGCGCGCCCATCAGCGTGAGCGGGACGACCGCGGCGCCGCACAGCACCACGGGCCAGGCCGAGTCGAGCCGGAGGACATCGGCGATGAGCGGGCTCAGCACGGCGAGCACGCCACCCACGGCCGCGCCCATGCCGACGGAGACTGCGGTCGCTGTCGCGGCGATGCGGTCGGCCGAGCCGGGGGAGACGGCGATCCGGCGGGCGGTGGTCGTCTGCACCGCGAGGGATCCGACATTGGCGACGAGGATGACGCCGAGCAGCGCGGTGAGCGCGCCGAACGAGGCAGGGACCAAGAGGCGGGCGGCGAGCAGGGTGAACGCGTACGCGCCGACGTTCTGGACCATCATCGCGACGGCGATGCGGCCTCCGGCGCTCACTGCGGTCGAAGGGCGGCTCGGTGGGGGCGCAGACACGGACCCGATATAACCATGCGTGATGGGACGACGTCTTTTGGGGAACGCGTGGCCGTGGGTCATGGCGCTGCTGGTGTGCGCGCCGATGCTCGCCTCCGGCTACGTCCTGTCGTACGACATGGTCTTCGTCCCGAGGCTGGACATCACCCGCCCGGACGTGTGGGGACTGGGATCGGCGACCCCGCGGGCGGTCCCGTCCGACGCGGTCGTCGCGGTCGCGAACCTCGTGGTCCCCGGCTGGCTCCTCCAGAAGGTGGTCCTCGTCGGGAGCCTGGTCGCCGCCGGTGCCGGCGCGATGCGGATGCTGGGTCGGTTCGGGCTCGGCGCGCAGCTCGCAGGCACGACGTGGTTCGTCTGGAACCCGTACGTCGCCGAGCGACTCGTCATCGGGCACTGGCCGCTCCTGGTCGCGTACGCCGCGCTCCCGTGGCTCGTCGTCGCGTGTCTGGAGGTTCGTGAGGGCGGTACCCCGCGATGGTGGCGCTGGGTCGTGCCGCTCGCCGCAACCGCGCTGAGCCCGGCCTCGGGCGTGATCGGCGCGGTGCTGGCGGTGTCGGTGTGCGGGTGGCGGCGCTGTGGTCGGGTCGCCCTCGTGGCGGTGGTGGTGAACCTGCCGTGGATCGTCGCCGGGTTCGCGCACGCCGGTGCGGGCCGTAGCGACCCGGCGGGCGTCGCCGTGTTCGCGCTGCAGCCCGAGGCGGGCCTGGGCCGGCTGGGCGCGGCGCTGAGCCTCGGCGGGATCTGGAACGTCGACGTGGTTCCGGACTCTCGCGACCTCGTGACGGCGACGCTCTTCTGCCTGGTCCTGTGGACCGTGATGGCGGTCGGCGCGGTGACCGCATGGCGGGGTGGTCCGGCCCGAGAGCCCGTACGCGCGCTGGTGCCCGCCGCGGTGATCGCACTGGCCATCGCCCTGGTCGGGGCGTATGTGCCGGCGGTGCTGGAGTGGGTCGTCGAGGTCGTGCCGGGTGGCGGGCTGCTGCGTGACGGCGCGCGCTACCTCGCCCTGCTCGCGCCACTGCAGGCCGTCCTCGTCGCGGCGGGCGTGGCGGCGCTGGCGGGTCGGGTGCGTGACGGTTTCGCGCGGACCTCCGTCCTCGTGGTGGCCGTCCTGCTTCCGATCGCGGTGATGCCCGACCTGGCGTGGGGCGCCGCCGGCCGGCTCGAGGCGGTCTCGTACCCCGCCGAGTGGGACGAGGCGCGGGCGGCGATCGCCGACAGCGATGCCGAGGGCGACCTGGTCTCACTGCCGTTCGGCGCGTTCCGCGCACCGGCATGGAACGACGGCCGGGTGGTCCTCGACCCGGCCGGGCGCTACTTCCCGCGGGAGACGGTCGTCGACGACGAGCTCGTGGTCTCGGGGACGGTCGTGGGCGGCGAGGACGCGCGCGCGGCGGCGGTCCGCGAGGCACTGGCCTCCGACGATCCCGCAGCTACCCTGCGCGCGGAGGGGATCGGCCTGGTGGTCGTGGCCCTCGACGCGTTCGGAGCCGACGACCTCGACGAGCTCCAGGCGGAGCTGGAGCCGCTGTTCACCGGCGAGGAGATCGCCGTGTACGAGGTGCCGTCGGACGCGCGGTGACTCAGGCAGTGACGCCGAGGGCGAATGTCGCCAGCCAGACGAGCCCGATCGCCTGGAGCACACGGTCGCGCAGCACGATGTCCTCGGGCTCACCGGCGAGGCCGCGGTCGATGTCGACGGCGTAGCGGAGTAACCCTAGGACAAAGGGGGCGATCGAGATCGCCTGCCAGGGGAGGCCGGTGGCTGGGGAGATCTCAAAGGCCCACAGGCTGTACGCCGTGATGGTGACACCGGCGGCAAGCCCCCAGACGAAACGCAGGTAGGACTCGGAGTACAACGACAGGGACCGACGGGTG
This genomic window contains:
- a CDS encoding lipopolysaccharide biosynthesis protein, yielding MSAPPPSRPSTAVSAGGRIAVAMMVQNVGAYAFTLLAARLLVPASFGALTALLGVILVANVGSLAVQTTTARRIAVSPGSADRIAATATAVSVGMGAAVGGVLAVLSPLIADVLRLDSAWPVVLCGAAVVPLTLMGALAGIAQGQHRWTSLSVVYVTSGLGRIVFGTAAMLISATPTAAVAGVMVGAWLPILVCGRLLRAGGVGGARPYVWEVLAGSHAMLAYLVLSNLDALLARVALDPHDSGLYGAGLILTKAALFLPQFVSIVAFPRLARARADRARRLATLAVAVVGAVATAVTAALSGIALILVGGDQYAEVQPLLWLFALEGSLLAIVQLLVFDALARRSHGIVAVLWIASAVAATLILVLPLHVAGVVVTMVGTAAVVAAAAWAMSYRESRAVRAAG